ACCACGTAAAGCCAAACTGGCAGCGGTCAGGTCAGGTCGGTTCTGTTTTGGCAGCGATTTCCGGCTGTTTGAGTTCACGTTTGCCTTTACGGGATTTGCCCCGCAGTTCATCGGGTCGGAAAGAACGATACAGCCCGACAGGAAATCGCAACATGCGGAACGGTGTAACTCCAACCAGCTTCATGACCACTTGAGATGTCCAGTGTGAGTCAGGCTCGCGAATGGTCCGGGCATAGACGGCGGCCACCAGCCGCATTAGCAGACTGATCGCGAAGATCATGTGAAAATTGTTGTATTCAGAGCCAAAGATGGTCACACTCCAGCCGGAAGCGAGTACCAGAAATCCACCTGCCAGAATAGAAGTCACGCCTCCTACCAGTCCTGCAAAGGCGGTTCCCGCAGCGATATACATCGTCCGGTTTTCGGAAGGGGAATTCTTCAGCATGAACCCGTTATTGGCAATGGCGATACCCGCGTTGAGCAGAGAATCCACAATAAATACTGGTACCATAATCCAGAACGCCAACGTGGGGTCGCGTGGCAGAAAGAGCAGCCCGATCATGTTTGTCGACTTAAAAGCCGTACACAAAATTAACACGGGCCGGTTGCCGTAATGGTCGGCCAGTGAGCCCAGATGCTTCGAAAAGACAGCTCCCCCGAGCCATGCACACGTCCAGAGCAGCAGCAGACGGAACACATCCATCCCGATATAATCCAGCAGGTAATAGCTGATGAAAGGAGCTCCCAGCATCGCTGCAAAATGCCAGAAGCAGGTAAACGAAATGAAAGACCGGAAATTCGGATCCTGAAAAGGCGTCAGCAGTACCTTTTTCAGTTTGGGTTCTTTTACTTTGGTGACCGGCGGTTCTTCGATCTTCAAATAGAACAGAATATCAAACACGCCGAAGAAAGCACCGATGCCGACCAGCCAGGCAAATCCATCTCCGATCTCCAGACCACTCTTCGCCAGAAAGATCGCACCGCCCAGCAGCGAAATCGCACCGGTCCAGTACATCCAGACCTGACGATATCCCCAGTAATGATTGAGCCCTTTGTGAGGTAGATAATCACCCAGCCACGACAGCCAGAGCGGCGTTGTAAAGTGGATCAAGGCATGGTTTACAGCTGTTAACCCAATCAGCCACCACAGTTCGGCTGCGTTAGACATGTCAGGCAGCAGCCACGCCATCAGCGCAATCGGAATCAGAATCAGCCTCTGCAGGATTGAGATCGGCAACCAGAGCCAGCGGCGGTACTCCAGGTGATTCGCCACCACAGCCGCCAGAAACTGGAAAAACAGCATCATTGTCGGCAGTGCACCCAGAATCCCGATATGCCAGCCTGTCGCGCCCAGGGAACGGGCGAACTCTATCGTCGCTGGCGACATTGTGAACTGAGTATAAATCATCGCCATACAACCGGCGGCGATTAATGCCCGTTGTGCTGCTTTCAGAGACCACACGTAAAATCTATCCTTGAATTAGGGTTTGCTATTTGAGACGACCCTGTTGTAGTCCACACTCCAGTCGAACTCTCGCGGGAATTCTGCGCGTTCACTCACGGCGGGATTGGTGCTGAACGGAGGGTTAGAGCGCATCAGGTTTAACCATAGCGTCACTCAATCTATCATGCTCGGTTCAAACAGCTCTGGAGACGCTACAGTAAAACTGGACACAGTCTAAAATATGGGGCAATAGGTGTGGCCAAGATCTAATTGTTGTTGCTTGCGATTCATCCACGTTTGTCAGCAGATGGCCATTACCGCGCATCATATCATCGTTACCATTCTATTGCGACCGTGATTTTTGCAGGAATATTCGTGCAAACAACATGCCACGAAATTGTGTTTTCACCAGCGTTTGGAAGACTGTTTCGCAGGCAAATCAAGTGAAACCCCAGTCTCTGGCAACAGAATCGCCAGCAATTGAGCGGGTATGACAAATTGACCATTCCAGTCTGTGTGGGACTAGTGGAGTGTCATTTTTATAATTTGGGTTGATAGATATCACGAGAGTGCGACAACGGAGCACGTAAACAACACCCCCCAACCCTCAATTTGCAGCTTGACAAAGCACTAGACAGCTGGGATGAATCGCGAGTTCACAGCAATCGGCTCTTTTTCCGCGCCCGATCCCAGGCGAATCGTGCCCCCAGTCGGATCAGCAACCACCCCAGCCACGCTTGAAACAGATTGGCATGACACTCACCAGACTGAGCCATCAACCGCCAGATTGTATCCGTTTCGCAGCGCGTGAATTGACCTGTCACATACAACCGGTCATGAATTACCCCCGCCAGATCAACCCGGGCAGAGTCGATCAGAATCTGGCTGAGAAGGGGCAGGGAGCTGAAGTCAGAACTAAAACCTGCGGGAACCATAATCTCTTTGTCACGTACTTTTACTTTAATAGAACGCAATAACCTGCGGCTCCCATCGGGGAGACGCTCTGTCTGCAGGGGACCACTTACCAGTTGCACCGTGCGGCCTGACTCATTCATCTAAAACTGCCCCCCACTCAAGAAATCCTCTGGCAAACGAGTTTCGTTCAAAATTACCAATTGCCAATCGCGCAGATCTGTCTAAAGTCTTTATAGACGGCTCTTTCTGATTTTTGTAGACAAAAAAAGGCAGCACAACTGTGAATAATCAGACTAAAAAGCTCACGCGAAAGAGAAAGTGGATGATCTATCCTGCCATTGCTGCAGTTCTGGTCTTGTTGTTCTATTTCGGCTGGAAGCTTACAGCTCGAAACGCCTACGAATCAGCCCGGTACACAGTCATTGAAACCGATGGCTCCTACCAAATCCGCGAGTATCCTGATTTAATGCTCGTATCAACAGACAGCAAAGCACAGGCTGTAGACCGGGACGGACGATTTATGCGTTTGTTCCGCTATATAGATGGTGCGAATCAGCAGGAGCAGAAAGTCTCCATGACGACTCCTGTATTTATGGATCCCGAAAACAAACCTTCTGACAGGCAGATGTCGTTTGTGATCCCCCAACAGACCGCAGCACAGGGAATACCGGTTCCCACGGGTGAAAACGTCCGCATCCAGCAACGCAAGGGGGGACGATTTGCCGTCTACCGCTTCAGCGGACGAATGAATCAGGCCACCACTGCCAAAGCCGAGCAGAAGCTGCAAGACTGGATGAAACAGAAAGGATTGAGCCAGACAGGCAGCGTCGAATCAGCCGGCTATGATCCCCCCTGGACACCAGGTCCGTTGCGTCGCAACGAAGTTCTGATTCGACTGGTACAACCTGAAAAGACAAATTCGGTCTCTGAATAATCCAGCCAGAGCGTACTAAGGCGTCCTTCACTCGGAGCACCAGATGTCGTGAAAATCCTGTTCCTGCTGCAACTGGTTTCTACTTTCTATATGGTAGGCCTGATCTGGTTCGTACAGATCGTGCATTATCCGCTGTTCGCCCTGGTCGGTCGCGCCCGCTTTACCCGCTACCAGCAGGCTCACCAACTCCGCACAACGTTCGCCGTTGGCCCGATGATGCTGACCGAAGCGGCCACCACCATCGCTATTGTGTACTGGCCTCCCCCCGGCATGGGCTCCGCCTTCACCTGGACCGGCGTCGGTCTGCTGTTTGTCATCTGGTTCTCCACAGCTCTCCTGCAGGTTCCCCGGCATCATGTGCTCGCGTCCCGCTTTTCCCCAAGCCATCTCCGCAGACTGGTAATCTCCAACTGGGTTCGTACTATCGCCTGGACCGCGCGAGGTGTGTTACTGCTGATTTATCTCTTTCAGGTTTTCCCGGATCAGTAAAGATTCGGCGAGTCCAGATGCCCGTCCGGTGTTATTCGCCAGAGCAGGGGATTACAATCGATAGTCCTCTAACCCCGGTCCCGTATGTCAACTGAAAGAGACGTCAATGAGAAATCGCTACTCGCTGAGCCTGTTTCTGCTGCTGTCACTGTTCTCTGTCCCGGAAAGGAGTTTTGCTGTGAATTCTTACCAGCAGATCACTGACATTGAATACGCAACCGCCGACAACCATCGACTCCTGCTTGATCTCTATCTGCCGAAAACCAAACAGCATTCGCCGCTCCTGGTCTGGATTCACGGCGGTGCCTGGCGCGCGGGCTCCAAAGCAAATATGCCACTCATTGAACTGGTACAACACGGCTTCGCCGTCGCCAGCGTCGATTACCGTCTCTCACCCGTCGCGAAGTTCCCAGCCCAGATCCACGATATCAAAGCCGCCATCCGCTTCCTGCGGGGCTCTGCTGAGAAATATGGATACAATGCAGACAAGATCGGCATCCTCGGTTCTTCCGCCGGCGGCCATCTCGTTGCCTTAATGGGTGTCACCAACGACAACCAGCAACTCGAAGGAGATCTCGGCAACTTCGACAATGAATCATCCAGCGTGCAGGCGATCGTCGATTATTTCGGACCGACCAACTTCATGACGATCCTCCCCCAGTCCACGCCGCACGGTTTAAGCGTCCGCATCCCTGCGCTGGAACTCTTACTCGGCGATCGACCGGAAAAAAAAACCGATCTCGCCCGACTCGCCAGCCCGGTCTTCCATGTCGATGAGCAGGACCCGCCTCTGTTAATCATTCACGGCGATCAGGATCCACAGGTTCCCATCAACCAGTCACACGAATTACAAGGCAAATACGAACAGCGTCAGCGCGACGTCACCTTCAAAGTCATTCACGGCGGCGCACATGGCGGCCCGGAATTCTTCGACAAAGAACGCATGCAGCTCGTCGAAAAGTTTCTGCGAAAACACCTTACCCCTTAGAAATCGTCATTCTCAACTCATATTGTCCATTTTGCCAGACTGGACGTCCCTCTCTATTTCTGCCGAAGATAAGAGTACACAACTCTGAATTTTCATACCGTTATCGAAAACGTTGCGCAAACAGGGAGCGTAACTGTGCGGCTTAAGGTCTTCCTTTCATACATGTTCCTGCTGGTGGCGCTCCCTGCCTACCAGTCAGTCGGGCAGGAATGCGCGGTAGAAAATGTCGTAGCAGAGGACGCCTCTATAGGTTGCGTGTCCAAAAGTGAATCAGCAGACACACCAGAACAGATTTTTCTCGATTCTATACTGTATTCAGATGACGGTATCACGTTCCAGCCGGTCTACTATGGTGAAGTTTTCACCAACG
The sequence above is a segment of the Gimesia algae genome. Coding sequences within it:
- a CDS encoding MFS transporter; its protein translation is MWSLKAAQRALIAAGCMAMIYTQFTMSPATIEFARSLGATGWHIGILGALPTMMLFFQFLAAVVANHLEYRRWLWLPISILQRLILIPIALMAWLLPDMSNAAELWWLIGLTAVNHALIHFTTPLWLSWLGDYLPHKGLNHYWGYRQVWMYWTGAISLLGGAIFLAKSGLEIGDGFAWLVGIGAFFGVFDILFYLKIEEPPVTKVKEPKLKKVLLTPFQDPNFRSFISFTCFWHFAAMLGAPFISYYLLDYIGMDVFRLLLLWTCAWLGGAVFSKHLGSLADHYGNRPVLILCTAFKSTNMIGLLFLPRDPTLAFWIMVPVFIVDSLLNAGIAIANNGFMLKNSPSENRTMYIAAGTAFAGLVGGVTSILAGGFLVLASGWSVTIFGSEYNNFHMIFAISLLMRLVAAVYARTIREPDSHWTSQVVMKLVGVTPFRMLRFPVGLYRSFRPDELRGKSRKGKRELKQPEIAAKTEPT
- a CDS encoding DUF1353 domain-containing protein; translated protein: MNESGRTVQLVSGPLQTERLPDGSRRLLRSIKVKVRDKEIMVPAGFSSDFSSLPLLSQILIDSARVDLAGVIHDRLYVTGQFTRCETDTIWRLMAQSGECHANLFQAWLGWLLIRLGARFAWDRARKKSRLL
- a CDS encoding alpha/beta hydrolase translates to MRNRYSLSLFLLLSLFSVPERSFAVNSYQQITDIEYATADNHRLLLDLYLPKTKQHSPLLVWIHGGAWRAGSKANMPLIELVQHGFAVASVDYRLSPVAKFPAQIHDIKAAIRFLRGSAEKYGYNADKIGILGSSAGGHLVALMGVTNDNQQLEGDLGNFDNESSSVQAIVDYFGPTNFMTILPQSTPHGLSVRIPALELLLGDRPEKKTDLARLASPVFHVDEQDPPLLIIHGDQDPQVPINQSHELQGKYEQRQRDVTFKVIHGGAHGGPEFFDKERMQLVEKFLRKHLTP
- a CDS encoding SOUL family heme-binding protein codes for the protein MIYPAIAAVLVLLFYFGWKLTARNAYESARYTVIETDGSYQIREYPDLMLVSTDSKAQAVDRDGRFMRLFRYIDGANQQEQKVSMTTPVFMDPENKPSDRQMSFVIPQQTAAQGIPVPTGENVRIQQRKGGRFAVYRFSGRMNQATTAKAEQKLQDWMKQKGLSQTGSVESAGYDPPWTPGPLRRNEVLIRLVQPEKTNSVSE